One genomic region from Xylocopa sonorina isolate GNS202 chromosome 8, iyXylSono1_principal, whole genome shotgun sequence encodes:
- the Gapcena gene encoding GTPase activating protein and centrosome-associated has translation MEDSMSVKSMESVATSDEYEFVNDRGNGKQQQTLLELPMLKIANNGNFEDLQNNLREVLTEDSKMESNDYKIVSSVQQNQQKAKKVGQSKFYDVSSCLVTSEKQDIMKPEDYTDEEINSLAHVQQECTIFNGVTYLGSAAINAPKSECEIQRNMNILNAEQSLNLGIKVSVSVPSSSQGSVVLYDATTQQPMAHYEVQRILFYARGDSTGPCAACFAFTWSHGDTLESAIYQCHVFRCDIPEAVGQVSACFSKAFHRIPRSMTSSLTGSDFNGFNIGSEKTNSRVFIFEVTMEVKEEDGKGGFSTVPKDRSCFKLRSNIAKQVCLTIQQVSSKEGGITLEVERCFGVLVSPGRNVKHSDMRLLEMQVNAGPLIQDKQCYNIHGHWDPADPALEALNIETPREGKIYMTVAVDLVIRGIREPVRFIIETLVKVFPQNERFWYLNKRNLVQQFYLNSKEIISGDGTEVHYEVQSIETSGELDRNRLNLALNLASLIRSPSLTSIDTLTPKEEIDSDGDEPMLSGTGEVSKDCSADELANWAEVLGSWGVNEQRPKLLIKLAKQGIPEALRGEVWQRLSNCDNSQEMMDRYRTLITKESNCESVILRDINRTFPAHDFFKETGGLGQDSLYRINKAYAVYDEEVGYCQGLSFLVASLLLHMPEEQAFCVLVKLMYDYGLRDLYKDRFDNLHMRFYQLNRLIEDQLPELYKHFCDRGVETHMFAAQWFLTLFTARFPLYLVFHILDVFLLQGLDTLFQVALALLMLCKKELLQLDFESILKYFRVHLPKRCRNEEVSRYVMKLACSVTLKKLKKYEAEFMTLKEAQENADEYSNEVEQLRGTVARNEEEKQRLEAELIQVKDMLQREVARAEAESRRSSVIIAEYKQICQRLEDDYNAAKSTLSELRSKVSKCEKCRSCIMDSSNILADIAHPLENRIELHRVQERVRELELELAQTKLAHVEAECRNQDLTHQLHATASELQAAKNSWPWLSKTLSSIKEAANKREVMPPLLMKDLRRDSAPGGEMHHLIHSRSRETRDNLKEAV, from the exons ATGGAGGATAGCATGAGTGTTAAATCAATGGAATCAGTGGCGACAAGTGACGAATATGAATTTGTAAATGATAGAGGCAATGGAAAACAGCAGCAAACACTGCTTGAATTACCGATGTTAAAAATTGCTAACAACGGTAATTTCGAAGATCTTCAAAATAATCTTCGCGAG GTATTGACAGAAGACTCAAAGATGGAAAGTAATGACTATAAAATTGTCAGCAGTGTACAACAAAATCAACAAAAGGCGAAAAAAGTGGGACAAAGCAAATTCTATGATGTAAGTTCGTGTTTAGTTACGTCTGAAAAACAGGACATTATGAAACCGGAAGATTATACTGATGAAG AAATAAATTCTCTGGCACACGTTCAACAAGAGTGTACTATTTTTAATGGGGTAACTTATTTGGGATCGGCAGCAATAAACGCACCAAAATCAGAATGTGAGATACAGCGTAACATGAACATACTAAATGCAGAACAGTCTCTTAATCTAGGAATCAAAGTATCTGTTTCTGTGCCTAGCAGTTCTCAAGGTTCTGTTGT TTTATACGACGCTACTACCCAACAACCAATGGCGCACTACGAAGTACAACGAATCTTGTTTTACGCACGTGGTGATAGTACTGGTCCATGCGCGGCATGTTTTGCTTTTACATGGTCACACGGGGATACATTGGAATCTGCTATTTATCAGTGTCACGTTTTTCGGTGCGACATACCAGAAGCT GTAGGACAAGTTTCCGCTTGCTTCTCCAAAGCATTTCATAGAATACCACGATCCATGACTAGTTCTCTAACAGGAAGTGATTTCAATGGCTTTAATATTGGTAGTGAAAAAACTAATTCTCGAGTATTTATTTTTGAAGTAACAATGGAAGTCAAGGAAGAAGATGGAAAGGGTGGTTTTAGTACAGTTCCTAAAGACAGAAGTTGTTTCAAACTACGAAGTAACATAGCGAAACAAGTATGTTTAACTATCCAACAAGTATCCAGCAAGGAAGGAGGAATTACTCTTGAAGTTGAAAGATGCTTTGGAGTTCTTGTTAGCCCTGGTCGCAACGTTAAACACAGCGACATGCGTCTGCTCGAAATG CAAGTGAATGCTGGTCCGCTGATTCAAGATAAACAATGTTACAATATACACGGACACTGGGATCCTGCAGATCCAGCCCTGGAGGCTCTTAATATCGAAACTCCCAGGGAAGGGAAAATTTACATGACAGTCGCTGTTGATTTAGTAATTCGCGGTATTCGAGAACCAGTCAGATTCATAATTGAAACGTTAGTTAAAGTATTCCCACAAAACGAAAGGTTCTGGTATCTTAACAAAAGAAACCTTGTACAACAATTCTATCTTAATTCGAAAGAA ATAATATCTGGAGATGGAACAGAAGTTCACTATGAAGTACAAAGTATAGAAACTTCAGGAGAGCTGGATAGAAATAGGCTAAACCTTGCTCTTAATTTAGCATCATTGATTCGATCGCCTTCCTTAACCAGCATTGATACACTTACGCccaaagaagagatcgattcaG ACGGAGACGAACCAATGTTAAGTGGTACTGGCGAGGTATCGAAAGATTGTTCCGCAGACGAATTAGCTAATTGGGCGGAAGTTCTAGGTAGCTGGGGAGTTAACGAACAACGTCCAAAGCTTCTTATAAAGCTCGCAAAGCAAGGTATTCCCGAAGCTTTACGCGGCGAGGTATGGCAGCGTCTAAGTAATTGTGATAATTCACAAGAGATGATGGATAGATATAGGACTTTAATTACTAAG GAGAGCAATTGCGAAAGCGTTATTTTGAGAGATATTAATAGAACATTTCCTGCCCATGACTTTTTCAAAGAAACAGGTGGTTTAGGACAAGATTCCTTGTACAGAATAAACAAAGCGTACGCGGTATACGATGAGGAAGTTGGATATTGTCAAGGACTTAGTTTTTTAGTTGCTAGTTTATTGCTTCAC ATGCCGGAGGAACAAGCTTTCTGTGTTCTGGTTAAATTAATGTACGATTATGGTCTAAGAGATTTGTACAAGGATAGGTTTGACAACCTCCATATGAGATTTTATCAGCTTAATAGATTAATAGAG GATCAGCTGCCAGAACTTTATAAACACTTTTGCGATCGCGGTGTAGAGACGCATATGTTCGCCGCACAATGGTTTTTAACTTTGTTTACAGCCAGATTTCCACTTTATCTTGTTTTCCATATCTTGGATGTATTTCTTTTGCAAGGACTCGATACACTGTTTCAAGTAGCCCTCGCGTTATTAATG TTGTGCAAAAAAGAACTGCTCCAACTCGACTTCGAAAGTATATTAAAATACTTTCGAGTGCATTTGCCGAAACGTTGCCGAAATGAAGAAGTGTCGCGGTATGTCATGAAGTTAGCCTGTTCGGTTACTCTGAAGAAACTAAAGAAGTATGAAGCAGAATTTATGACACTAAAAG AGGCCCAAGAGAATGCGGACGAGTACAGTAACGAGGTAGAACAATTACGCGGTACGGTGGCGAGGAACGAGGAGGAGAAACAGAGACTAGAGGCTGAATTGATTCAAGTAAAGGACATGCTGCAACGAGAGGTGGCGAGGGCAGAGGCGGAAAGTCGGCGAAGCAGCGTTATTATCGCTGAATACAAACAG ATTTGCCAACGTTTAGAAGACGACTACAATGCGGCGAAGTCGACGCTTAGCGAACTGCGG TCTAAGGTATCGAAATGTGAAAAGTGTAGGAGTTGCATAATGGACTCGTCGAATATATTGGCAGACATTGCGCACCCTTTAGAAAACCGTATAGAGTTGCACAGAGTGCAGGAGAGGGTGCGCGAATTGGAATTGGAGTTGGCCCAAACGAAGCTGGCCCACGTCGAGGCCGAGTGTAGAAATCAG GATCTGACGCATCAGTTGCACGCGACCGCCTCCGAGCTTCAAGCGGCGAAAAATAGCTGGCCGTGGCTCAGCAAGACGCTGTCGAGCATTAAAGAGGCGGCGAATAAGAGAGAAGTAATGCCTCCTCTGTTGATGAAAGACTTGAGACGGGACAGCGCGCCAGGAGGTGAAATGCATCACTTGATACATTCCCGTAGTCGCGAGACTCGTGACAACCTCAAAGAAGCTGTGTGA
- the LOC143426548 gene encoding uncharacterized protein LOC143426548 — protein MKTTQRALSFDETSMDSCPLSAITEARGTDLSRDAGEVEVTSLEEAKSVIAALRARQRAQAHQMLSWRRTLKLQEDLVARLTREKAEQLRTLSSQLLLFESRLCRKQKEIEASLAQRESIILRQQRVIRQLQSRLAERSTGTRDSPPCDALDRLDSLGDSDSAVVLEEAADDLAPPRFRSNITDVTVIRSVSDAVEPSSKYSSMRRCNGFLRRPEILETVYSVEEDGDSENNQDPSESTENSECEERRAKNLGNGKGRLQDLYGSFERLAQEADSPPSERPRDESQQAQVTYNRVMSNHRSVTKPKDVKYKRINKAKSKSLEELRGRLRNWVEKGNKIAISLDQSYA, from the exons CTTCGACGAGACGTCGATGGACAGCTGCCCGCTGTCGGCCATCACCGAGGCGAGGGGGACCGATCTGTCGAGGGATGCCGGAGAAGTGGAGGTGACGTCGCTGGAGGAGGCCAAGTCGGTGATAGCTGCTCTGAGAGCGAGGCAGAGGGCACAGGCGCATCAGATGCTCTCCTGGCGGAGGACGCTCAAGTTGCAG GAGGACCTGGTAGCGCGGCTGACGAGGGAGAAGGCGGAACAGCTACGGACGCTGTCCTCGCAGCTGCTCCTCTTCGAATCGAGGCTCTGCCGGAAGCAGAAGGAGATCGAGGCTAGCCTGGCGCAACGGGAGTCCATTATACTCAGACAGCAGAGGGTGATTCGACAATTGCAGAGCAGATTGGCGGAAAGAAGCACCGGGACCAGGGACTCGCCGCCTTGCGATGCCCTCGATAGATTGGACAGCCTCGGCGACAGCGACAGCGCCGTTGTCCTCGAGGAAGCGGCCGACGATTTAGCGCCACCGAG ATTCCGCTCGAACATCACCGACGTGACGGTGATCCGATCAGTGTCGGACGCGGTCGAACCATCGAGCAAGTATTCCTCGATGCGACGGTGCAACGGGTTCCTGAGGAGACCGGAGATCCTCGAGACTGTCTACTCGGTCGAGGAAGACGGCGACAGCGAGAACAACCAGGACCCGTCCGAGTCGACGGAGAACTCCGAGTGCGAGGAGAGACGGGCGAAGAACTTGGGGAACGGAAAGGGCAGACTTCAGGATTTGTACGGCAGTTTCGAGCGACTCGCTCAGGAAGCGGACTCACCGCCCAGCGAGAGACCACGGGACGAAAGTCAACAGGCACAG GTCACGTACAACAGGGTAATGAGCAATCATCGATCGGTCACGAAACCAAAAGACGTTAAGTACAAGAGGATAAACAAGGCGAAGTCGAAGAGCTTGGAGGAGCTACGGGGACGACTGAGAAATTGGGTCGAGAAAGGGAACAAAATCGCTATATCGTTGGATCAATCGTACGCCTGA
- the Hen1 gene encoding hen1 methyltransferase yields the protein MFIVLFPLLYLFGKFVYKNYQANKQKAIDDDRTGTEKQLNISEADYRMRDPDAVQDPGEKSIRFFPPAYVQRYVAVSGVLNSAKYRGKLRKVVDFGCAELDFLVYLKNTDGIEEILCVDIDRTLLEAYKNKASPLVYEYLHTRAAPLVIEICEGSVVHNDKKLEKTDAVICIELIEHLYPDTLTDLPYNIFEFIKPKLAVITTPNADFNVLFPNFSGFRHHDHKFEWTRQQFQDWAENITLRYPDYTVTFDGICKGPEGTEHLGCCTQMAIFHYIGEKDICCSGVEGLFKTVIRYDYPFRIDNRSDEEKILDDATYYIRHLSYQSSDMEEEVPLKKVLHMLGSFHISAEALQTILEDANWTVENRESGPVVLIPPRSTFSDYSTIENSAWNDYSATEDERWDEDEWNGEPGPPINSNRFAEQDSSDIWDNQNWEQEPSIIIPQNNSILQDNTYLFDGANILLDDVSETTRDTEIFERHNEDSSTENLGPIPSVNDLTDSYHDSAPSYSNESAELSDSSFTRKFDDTKEDSFLNVTLGTYVDTMSNVTQKLERTLEIPPYMSISRASTSPDPYLLKAVQMDQHLLNDSMCNQSMSSHWMLNNSFEQGNASMTAAVNLNHSEYKSPLKNHHDSNRLRTIYLNTSYKEIEDSYMKFLNSDASISCFNQDRVQDVYQASEVSQNDYQLQAHLQSNSGLSIASNALIESLPQFTSSPKTEVKVNATGKKRRSLDYKEQEGNSNSSYATEEYQLISPGNNNSLESSNVALSQSNNDVTVSTLSTINLSKLYNKQNNSIYDDNLEINGGNELLNKPNDDTFKGIATSTIAPVLNNAKQTIKKELPETSSTNSGRSEEESETLLVNLTTVNGTESSSSFTTKRSAREDEKLAVPNNTNNIQSINCDTKINRGTNQRSTIKPKSRVEFAHDNNDGKTEPESEPRNARNPADVKSVNSTEISCQYAKGVSKLESTPVPSSRIEGVKDVRPASVLNGEARAECAAENREPKSKNVNSNVVEAVESIELKPSSPETVETPPNSWSPEVMDSGYPNSASAPDMTPECDLSSIAQDDSSDSESPSIAEAPRLEPIDADEVENGDLANNNRDGEGNNMMALELNDLEDLQPLINVLEDDLENENDIYGLENGFPIWLLRILNMANPINVEMHREQRFRNRAAGDDARYVNMERDEGFDSSSDENSDLENNEMEDSVNDASENALMDNVENDNAEDDNESASNSDSGSEQWAARNT from the exons ATGTTCATTGTACTGTTTCCCTTACTTTATCTCTTTGGCAAGTTTGTGTATAAAAATTACCAAGCTAACAAGCAAAAAGCCATAGACGATGATAGAACTGGTACGGAGAAACAACTCAACATTTCCGAGGCCGACTACAGGATGAGAGATCCCGATGCTGTACAGGATCCTGGAGAGAAGTCTATCAGATTCTTTCCGCCTGCGTATGTGCAAAGATACGTTGCTGTGAGCGGTGTGCTTAATAGCGCGAAATACCGTGGGAAATTACGCAAG GTCGTTGATTTTGGATGCGCAGAACTTGACTTTTTGGTTTACTTAAAAAATACGGACGGTATAGAGGAAATATTATGCGTGGATATCGATAGGACACTTTTAGAGGCTTACAAGAATAAGGCTTCTCCATTAGTTTACGAATATTTACACACAAGGGCTGCGCCCCTGGTAATTGAGATATGCGAGGGCAGCGTCGTTCATAATGACAAGAAACTAGAAAAGACGGATGCTGTAatttgcatagaatt GATCGAGCATTTGTATCCAGACACATTAACAGATCTTCCTTACAATATTTTTGAATTCATTAAACCAAAGTTGGCAGTGATAACAACCCCAAATGCTGATTTCAACGTACTTTTTCCAAACTTTTCCGGGTTTAGACATCACGACCATAAGTTTGAATGGACTAGACAGCAATTTCAAGATTG GGCTGAAAACATTACATTAAGATATCCAGATTATACGGTAACATTCGATGGTATATGCAAAGGCCCAGAAGGAACAGAACATTTGGGATGTTGCACTCAAATGGCTATTTTCCATTACATAGGCGAGAAGGATATTTGTTGCAGCGGAGTCGAAGGTTTATTTAAAACTGTAATAAGATACGATTACCCGTTTCGTATAGACAATCGTTCGGATGAAGAAAAAATACTCGACGACGCTACATATTACATTAGACATCTGTCATATCAAAGCAGCGACATGGAAGAGGAAGTACCATTGAAAAAAGTATTGCACATGTTGGGATCATTTCATATTTCCGCAGAAGCACTGCAAACAATACTAGAGGATGCCAATTGGACAGTTGAGAATCGTGAATCCGGACCGGTTGTATTGATACCGCCACGATCGACATTTTCTGATTATAGCACAATAGAAAACAGTGCGTGGAATGATTACTCTGCAACTGAAGATGAACGATGGGACGAAGATGAATGGAACGGAGAACCTGGGCCACCTATTAATTCCAACAGATTCGCAGAGCAAGACTCTTCAGACATATGGGACAATCAAAATTGGGAACAAGAACCAAGTATAATTATTCCACAAAATAATTCTATCCTTCAAGACAATACCTATCTTTTTGATGGAGCAAATATTTTATTGGATGATGTGTCTGAAACAACGAGGGATACTGAAATATTTGAAAGACACAATGAAGACAGTAGTACAGAAAATTTAGGTCCAATACCTAGTGTAAACGATCTCACTGATTCGTATCACGATAGCGCTCCATCGTATTCGAACGAATCAGCAGAATTATCCGATTCTTCCTTTACTAGAAAATTTGATGATACGAAGGAAGATTCGTTTCTTAATGTAACATTGGGTACGTACGTCGATACTATGTCAAACGTGACGCAAAAACTCGAGCGCACGTTAGAAATTCCACCGTACATGTCTATATCGCGTGCATCTACTTCGCCTGATCCATACCTTCTAAAAGCCGTTCAAATGGACCAGCATTTACTAAACGATAGTATGTGTAATCAAAGTATGAGTAGTCACTGGATGCTGAACAATTCATTTGAACAGGGAAATGCGTCGATGACCGCTGCTGTAAATTTAAACCATAGCGAATATAAATCACCGTTAAAGAATCATCACGATTCGAATCGCTTGCGTACCATATATTTGAATACTTCGTACAAGGAGATTGAAGATTCTTATATGAAATTTTTAAATAGTGACGCAAGTATAAGTTGTTTCAACCAAGATCGAGTTCAAGATGTTTATCAGGCTAGTGAAGTCTCGCAAAATGATTATCAGCTACAGGCTCATTTACAATCGAACAGTGGTTTATCAATCGCAAGTAACGCTTTGATAGAAAGTCTACCACAGTTTACAAGTTCCCCAAAGACCGAGGTCAAAGTAAACGCAACGGGTAAAAAGCGAAGATCTTTGGATTATAAGGAACAAGAAGGTAATAGTAACTCGTCGTACGCGAcagaagaatatcagttaataaGTCCTGGTAACAATAATTCCTTAGAAAGTAGTAACGTAGCACTCTCGCAAAGCAATAACGATGTAACTGTATCTACTCTGTCAACTATTAATTTAAGTAAGCTGTATAATAAGCAGAATAATTCTATTTACGATGATAACTTAGAAATAAATGGTGGCAACGAGCTGCTAAACAAACCTAACGACGATACGTTTAAAGGTATCGCTACGTCGACAATAGCTCCTGTATTAAATAACGCTAAACAAACGATAAAAAAGGAATTGCCCGAAACGAGTTCTACCAATAGCGGCAGAAGCGAAGAAGAAAGTGAAACGTTACTAGTAAACCTTACTACTGTTAACGGCACGGAATCTTCGAGTTCTTTTACTACAAAGAGATCAGCAAGGGAGGACGAGAAGCTTGCTGTACCAAATAATACGAATAATATACAATCAATAAATTGTGATACAAAGATCAATCGTGGAACAAATCAACGCTCCACGATTAAACCAAAGTCGCGCGTTGAATTCGCCCACGACAACAATGACGGAAAGACTGAACCGGAATCAGAGCCACGTAACGCTCGTAATCCAGCGGACGTAAAATCTGTAAACAGTACCGAGATATCTTGTCAATATGCCAAAGGTGTTAGTAAGTTAGAAAGTACTCCTGTACCTAGTTCTCGTATCGAGGGTGTAAAGGATGTTCGCCCCGCGTCAGTATTAAATGGCGAGGCACGAGCCGAATGCGCCGCGGAGAATCGCGAGCCGAAATCTAAGAATGTTAATTCGAATGTCGTAGAAGCAGTAGAAAGCATCGAATTGAAACCTTCATCGCCGGAGACCGTAGAAACGCCCCCGAATAGCTGGTCTCCAGAAGTAATGGATTCCGGTTATCCGAACTCCGCCTCCGCTCCAGATATGACACCGGAATGCGACCTATCGAGTATAGCGCAAGACGACTCGTCCGATTCCGAGTCGCCGAGTATAGCGGAAGCACCCAGGCTCGAACCGATCGACGCGGACGAAGTGGAGAACGGTGATCTCGCGAACAACAACAGAGATGGCGAGGGTAACAACATGATGGCTCTCGAGTTAAACGATCTGGAGGATCTGCAGCCGTTGATCAACGTGCTCGAGGATGATCTTGAAAACGAGAACGATATTTACGGTTTGGAGAACGGTTTCCCTATATGGTTGCTGAGGATACTTAACATGGCCAATCCTATCAACGTTGAAATGCACCGTGAACAGAGATTTCGAAATCGAGCGGCAG GTGATGACGCGAGATACGTGAACATGGAGCGCGACGAAGGTTTCGACAGTAGTTCCGATGAGAATAGTGATTTAGAGAATAACGAGATGGAGGATAGCGTGAACGACGCCAGTGAGAACGCGTTGATGGATAACGTAGAGAATGATAACGCCGAAGACGACAATGAAAGTGCTTCGAACAGCGACAGTGGGAGCGAACAATGGGCTGCGCGTAACACGTGA